A single window of Maylandia zebra isolate NMK-2024a linkage group LG2, Mzebra_GT3a, whole genome shotgun sequence DNA harbors:
- the LOC143413274 gene encoding uncharacterized protein LOC143413274 — MLTTTGDGDFSREEPSTSKFVTMSNPEYIVFTDSELEQARHSYFEKKRLGTECAEPLSKELFCRLVRNTMTNMISIARAAEDSRYPSKHEVDAMAKRLIEYYPMLKETCGEWEHVAKKLMKRLSNVKSPRKGKKPPAKKPRKDGNESVAKSDSSGESSASTIILDKSPVRSMGTPVHHQDGSDEESGSADFFDSQKTQARHYKTLQEIYKTKKPNKAAVTQLLNLEFESRRQFINSDAIKEQDRAVKILEAYPCFRELDHVLDELRRIIQPSNLKYISEMKDRWEIFYSKVQFYGVMKKVMKPPKTLDGVEHAAAVFRALPVLFPSSTVPPKKLGICSEAFFHVLKTSEDPEGYLRQRPLACPVLLVSEGNCMIAVGTTPVSTFDRKDLNEGLLYLMAYYYALHLTYPKCISTLLSVLQTEILKDSIHDRDSTPSYKKALGEWKSFIE, encoded by the exons ATGCTAACAACTACTGGAGATGGTGACTTCTCCAGAGAGGAACCCAGCACTTCTAAGTTTGTGACTATGTCCAACCCAGAGTACATAGTCTTCACAGACAGTGAACTTGAGCAAGCTCGACATTCCTACTTTGAAAAGAAGCGGCTGGGGACAGAGTGTGCTGAACCTTTGTCAAAGGAACTCTTTTGTCGACTTGTAAGAAACACCATGACAAACATGATTTCGATAGCAAGAGCAGCTGAAGACTCCAGATACCCCAGCAAACATGAGGTTGATGCCATGGCAAAGCGATTAATAGAGTACTACCCAATGCTTAAAGAAACGTGTGGTGAGTGG GAGCATGTTGCTAAAAAGCTAATGAAGAGACTCTCCAATGTCAAAAGTCCAAGGAAGGGCAAAAAACCTCCTGCGAAGAAGCCAAGAAAGGATGGGAATGAAAGCGTTGCAAAaagtgacagcagtggggagtcCAGTGCATCAACTATTATTCTAGATAAATCACCAGTTAGATCGATGGGCACCCCAGTGCACCACCAGGATGGCAGTGATGAAGAAT CTGGTTCAGCTGACTTCTTTGACAGCCAAAAAACCCAGGCAAGACACTACAAGACACTTCAAGAAATATACAAGACCAAAAAACCGAACAAAGCTGCTGTTACCCAACTGCTGAACCTGGAGTTTGAGTCTAGAAGACAATTCATTAACTCTGATGCTATAAAGGAGcaggacagagcagtgaagatactAGAGGCATATCCTTGTTTCAGAGAACTGGACCAT GTCCTTGATGAGCTGCGGAGAATTATTCAACCATCCAACTTGAAATACATTTCTGAGATGAAGGATAGATGGGAAATCTTCTACTCGAAGGTGCAGTTTTATGGTGTCATGAAGAAAGTTATGAAGCCGCCAAAAACTTTGGATGGAG TGGAacatgcagcagctgtgttcagAGCCCTTCCCGTGCTTTTCCCTTCCAGCACAGTACCACCTAAGAAGCTGGGCATCTGTAGTGAGGCTTTTTTCCATGTCCTAAAG ACTTCAGAAGACCCTGAAGGCTACCTGCGTCAGCGACCCCTGGCTTGTCCAGTTCTGCTTGTCTCTGAAGGCAACTGCATGATAGCTGTTGGAACCACACCAGTGAGCACTTTTGACCGGAAGGATCTTAATGAGGGACTGCTCTATCTGATGGCATATTACTATGCCCTCCACCTCACATATCCAAAGTGCATTTCCACGCTGCTGTCTGTCTTGCAAACTGAAATACTCAAAGACTCCATCCATGACCGAGATTCAACCCCCTCTTACAAGAAGGCGCTTGGTGAGTGGAAGTCATTCATTGAGTGA